The genomic region TTATTAGTTCAGGCCAACCCCTTCTGCTGACAACGCTAGGATGGCCAAAAAAAGCCCAGAGGGTTCGTGGAGCGCTGGGAGGAGAGGGGGTTTGGTGTGGAAGCAGCAGAAATGGCCAGTAAAGGTGAGAGTCTTCTGCTGCATTGGGATCGAGCTCTCCTGGGCTATATTGTTTACACATTTAATCTGCTAGTACACAGATTTATCAGATTAAAGCTGAGTGGTGTAGACTAGAGGTATAGTAATACTGCTGAATGGCCAGCACATCACACAGTACTTCTCAATGGGAGCTTAGCGGGCTGATGGGAAATCTAATGGATGGACTGCCTTCCTGAGCCTACCAATGCATGACTCTAGGATTTTGACGCAAAAAAGGAGGCTTTGATGTCTGAATGAAGGAGGTGAGGTCTTCTCTCAGTCTTATTTTGGCAGTGCTGGCAGATGTCTCCCCAGAGAGATTCAATCTGACCCCGCCATGTTAGGCTGCATTAGCACGAGTGAAGGCCACGTGGAAGATTTCATGCGGAGGGTTTGGATTGATCTGATAAAGGCTTTTTCAGCTTTGCACCAGTGTTCGCCACAGCACAGATTTGCACCTGCGTTTGGAGGATAATCAGGATCAACAGCTGTTGGGGTCTATTGGCTTCACAGGGAAAGGGGCGTGTGAATGCACACTGCCATTAGCTGTACCACAGTGTTTGTGTCCATGCACTCTCTGACACGAAGGCTTCTTGTCCATTTATGTTATGTGTTTGTCTCAGAGATGTAACATTTGGACTAGAGCTGTACAAAATATTGTGCAAATTCTTTGCATTCAGATTAGTATGTtcatgtgcaaaaataaatgtgtttacagTCTTGACATGTTTGGTCTGCCGTGTATAACATGACCAAGCTTTGTTGGACAAATGTGGTTTCAACAAGTGTAACTGGCAGAGTCAGCTTACtagattactttttaaatttcaaCTTACAGTCAAGTCCTTGacaactttaaagggttagttcacccaaaaatcaaaatgatgtcattaatgactcaccctcatgtcgttccaaacccgtaagacctccgttcatcttcggaacacagtttaagatattttagatttagtccgagagctctctgtccctccattgaaagtgtgtgtacggtatactgtccatgtccagaaaggtaagaaaaacatcatcaaagtagtccatgtgacatcagagggtcagcatcgaaaaaatacattttggtccaaaaatagcaaaaactacgactttattcagcattgtcttctcttccgtgtctgttgtgagcgagttcaaatgcagtttgtgatatccggttcgcgatcaaatcattcaatgtaaccggatcttcttgaaccagttcaaatcaaactgaatcatttgaaacagttcgcgtctccaataagcattaatcgaCAAATTACTTAaggtgttaacttttttaatttggctgacactccttctgaattaaaacaaaccaatatcctggagtaattcatttactcaaacagtacactgactgaactgctgtgaagagagaactgaagatgaacaccgagccgagccagataatgaacaaaagattgactcgttctcgagtcaagaaccgtttctgtcagacgcgttcgattcgagaaccgaggagctgatgatactgcgcatgtgtgattcagcgtgaagcagactggcacacagagcgtctgaaccgaactgattcttttggtgattgattctgaactgattctgtgctagtgttataagcgtgggtaaaccgaaggcttgaatcaagggcaataatTGCAATTGAcgtcattacatcgagcgcaaaagaatcggtgaaccgttttcttaaaccggtttattgaatcgaactgtccgaaagaactactggtgatccgaaaactgatgcaaccggttctggACTCGAAAACTTGACTtgattactttgatgatgtttttcttacctttctggacatggacagtataccgtacataaattttaaaatttagggactgagagctctcgaactaaatctaaaatatcttaaactgtgttccgaagatgaacagaggtctcacgggcttggaacgacatgagggtgagttattaatgacattatttagatttttgggtgaactaaccctttcagGCCACTCCCATGGATTTGAGAATTTAAGAATTTCGCCTTTTCTTTTCTGTCCTTTTGCAGTTATTTTCATATTCCACTGAGCCTTGCTCATCCTTTCATTATGCTGTGTGAGTGTTTTCACCCTGCTTCACATTGCCTGAAATTCAAGACAGAAATAATGACTGACAAAGTTTAGACAAGCAAAGTATATTTTTAGTATGTTGTTTTTGGATACTCACTATGAACTCGACCCCCATCCATTACTGTTAGATCAGTTCTACACAAAGAATGTTTGAAACTGGATGACTGAATGACATTATCAATATTctttaaaagcatattaaaatagaCGGTTTAACAATGGTAATACTGGGTAATGATCACGTTGCAAtctcatttttataaaatttataaatcaATCCAATTCAGAGTAAAACTGAATCTCTCAACAAATTTGGTGTTGACAGTATATAGATGACCACTCATTGCTAAAACGTCCTGCTAGCTAACTAAAAAAGAGGTTGCAGATGTTTATATATTCACATATGGCATCCCTTTTGGCATCTTATTTTTGCTCCCCTCTGTTAAACTTGATAAATTACCAGATAACACATTAAGGAAAAAGAGAAACTTACTTGTCTTCTTGAAACAGAGAGATAATTCAACTGAAACAACAAGAAATTAAGGGACaaaggaaaataattttttttttcatttgttaatgAGTAATTTTCATAACTGCTTGGACAATAAGATGACATAGTAAAcagtgcataaatgtaaattgccTTATTTTATCAAATCAAAAAGTCCTTTGAACTGAACGGCTGTTGATTTGATAAAAGAAAAAGAGTGAGGGATAGGCTAGTTAGCTTATCttttttttgaatttgaattttattgaaaaatttggaaataatagaaataatttagtttatattcaaaagagaaaagacacaaaattgatatttaatttaaaatatctacaataaattattaattctaAGGTGAATTCATTCAACTAAATTTAGTGGACTAACTCAAAGAATGGAGGAAAATCTGCATTTATAATTAGATTTTACCACAAAACAATGACCAGACACCCTGTGCAAACATACATATCTGACCCCCCAAATACTCAACCACACACCTAACCCCCCCGCCCCCGCGTCCCCTTTAAGACCGACTTCAAAGCAGTACTGCCAGGTCATTACATTTCTCCATCAGTCTCTTTTTCTCGATTATTCTGCCTGACTATGCCTCTGTTTATTTCCCTGACATCTcacacattcattttttattacccTCCATAGTGTTGGATCTGTTATACTGGCGGGATGTGGGGACCACCGGGCTGGTGTTTACAGGTTTGGTTGTGGGTTTGGCTTGTTTGTTCCAGCTCAGTGCCATCACGATCCTTTCCAACCTCGGTTTGGGCATCATGGCCTTCACCCTCTCTATACGCTTACTCTACAAAGCCATGACGCTTGTCCGCCTCAGTGATGGATCTCATCCCTTTCAGTGAGTACACTgtaaaacaaataacatgttTCTACACAGCCGTAACCCTGAAGGTGTAACTGACATGTTGTTTACTGTCCCTCTTGGAGTAGATGGAGTAGTAGCAGTCTTGTCAGTGTTTGCATGTCGATGAGTTGATTAGTTCAGTAATTCATTCAACAATGGCACAAGTGCAATTGTGGTGTGCTATGAAAACAACAACACTCTTGTTTGTGTGATAATGCTTATAAAGTTACAGTCTCCCAAGTCTGCTCTTTTTGCAAGCTGGTTTGAATGGATGAGTTCACTTTGATGTAGTCCATATCAAGTTGATCAAGTTAAAATATTCAAAACTAAATATacctattaaaatattaattcttgAGATGCATAACTGGTatgcagatttaaaataaatgctgtatgATTTGGCAGGAGCTCGATGGAGGGAAAAGCAACTCAGATAAGTCTGGATTAATACATGTAATCTTTCTCAGCTGGTTCacttttctttattaaaaagGTCATATTTGGATGAGGACTGTACGCTGACAGACGAGGACACAGTTCGCATGGCGGAACAAATCGTTCTGCTGATTGCTACGGCTGTCACCGAGTTGAAGAGGCTGTTCTTCATCGATAGCATCATGGACTCAGTGAAGGTCTCACATGCTTCTTAAATATCTCACCTTGGCTATACCAAGCAATTTTTATGCTTTAACTGTAATttataaagtgaaagtgatgtgacattcagccaagtatggtgacctgcatttaacccatctgaagtgcacacacacacacacacacacacacacacacacacacacacacacacacacacacacacacacacacacacacacacacacacacacacacacacacacacacacacacacacacagttcaactctctaaccattaggccacaacttctgGCTTATAGATGAACTATAACCATGTGCTTTCATTCCCAAAGGCAAAGGTTCTGTGAGACTAAGCAtgagtgaaagtaaaaaaaaaatcgtatttgtaattattttttagtaTAAGAACATAATGTTTCTTCTGTAGTATAGCAGGGTGCTAGCAATAGATTAAATTCCCAGTGAAcccaaataatgttaaaatatatataggctacctTCAGTGCACTGTtaatctctttggataaaagcatctaaccGTAAATTTGATTGAAATCTAaattcaaatgatttaaaatgaaatatgctTTTATCTGaatgattgtattttatttgtttgtgtagcTTGTTGTGTTCCTGTATTTGTTGACTTATGTTGGGGTCCAAGCCAATGGTCTCACGCTGGTTATGACAGGTAAGGATATCCTGTTGAAATTTGTAAAGATTTATGACGAATCACAGCTGACAGTATTTTTGACCTAATGTCAGTAACAATTCAGTTGAAAACATTGGAATTGGAATCATACATTATCAAGTATTACTGCTTTGTCGTGATgatacattatattaatgtacagcAATTCTTTCACCTCTGAAAAGGTGTGATATGTGCTTTCTCTCTGCCACTCTTGTACAGACTTCAACAGGTAAGTGTGTGCCTCATTTGGACTTTAcacataggcctatatatatatataaatataatatataaatgtgtttagAAACTCTAGATGTGTTAGTTGACATCAGGAATTGCCCCTTCTCCTCAACCAGAAATGCACTTATTATCAGAGCTCACTA from Carassius carassius chromosome 47, fCarCar2.1, whole genome shotgun sequence harbors:
- the LOC132130840 gene encoding reticulon-2-like encodes the protein MASKVLDLLYWRDVGTTGLVFTGLVVGLACLFQLSAITILSNLGLGIMAFTLSIRLLYKAMTLVRLSDGSHPFQSYLDEDCTLTDEDTVRMAEQIVLLIATAVTELKRLFFIDSIMDSVKLVVFLYLLTYVGVQANGLTLVMTGVICAFSLPLLYRLQQARIDKIVKAIKKLVEKVTEIVDLVISLAKPPPAPAPSPAPAPTPKHKQKTK